A genomic stretch from Pararhizobium sp. IMCC21322 includes:
- a CDS encoding cysteine desulfurase family protein — MRIYLDHNAGSPLRPQVKHAVIEALDLSANGSSIYQEGRKAKGLIERARQSVAEMVGATPSGVTFTGGGSEANATVLQPKLLEKGKPRAVDRLLVSATEHDSVLKGGAFALEQIEIIPVDKSGVVDLAWLSERLAKAQSDDECVLVAVMLANNETGVRQPVEAIGALVAETNSYFLCDAIQGPGKLPVDINEIGAHFLTLSAHKLGGPQGVGAIVRRTESYAFQPLIRGGGQESFGRAGTENIAAIHGFGVAAQMIAEEASSAERLATLRDAMEQGLNGVVVLGSDAVRLPNTSCISVPGLSAETMLISLDLQGFAVSSGSACSSGKVGISHVLTAMGVEPDIAQGAMRISLGWNTTEEDIKQFTEAFNKMAATLSPNQRETAA, encoded by the coding sequence ATGCGGATTTATCTCGACCACAATGCCGGATCTCCCCTGCGTCCGCAGGTCAAGCATGCGGTCATTGAGGCGCTGGATCTGTCCGCAAATGGCTCGTCAATCTATCAGGAAGGTCGCAAGGCCAAGGGTTTGATCGAACGTGCCAGGCAATCTGTTGCCGAGATGGTTGGAGCAACGCCTTCCGGTGTTACCTTCACCGGTGGTGGTTCTGAGGCCAATGCCACCGTTCTGCAGCCAAAACTTTTGGAAAAAGGCAAGCCGCGTGCAGTTGATCGGCTTCTGGTATCGGCCACAGAGCATGATTCCGTTCTGAAGGGTGGGGCTTTTGCGTTAGAGCAAATTGAAATCATTCCGGTCGACAAGAGTGGTGTTGTCGATTTGGCCTGGCTGTCGGAACGCCTTGCCAAAGCGCAGTCTGATGATGAATGCGTTCTTGTGGCGGTTATGCTGGCCAACAATGAAACCGGCGTCAGACAGCCCGTGGAGGCAATCGGCGCATTGGTTGCGGAAACGAATTCCTATTTCTTGTGTGACGCAATTCAGGGTCCTGGAAAACTGCCTGTGGATATCAATGAAATTGGCGCGCATTTCCTGACGCTATCTGCTCATAAGTTGGGTGGTCCCCAGGGTGTGGGTGCTATTGTGCGGCGAACGGAATCCTACGCATTTCAGCCTTTGATCCGTGGTGGCGGACAGGAGAGCTTTGGACGCGCGGGTACCGAGAATATTGCAGCCATTCACGGTTTTGGTGTGGCTGCGCAAATGATTGCTGAAGAGGCCTCTTCAGCAGAGCGTCTGGCGACATTGCGTGATGCGATGGAACAGGGGCTGAACGGTGTAGTCGTGCTTGGATCGGATGCTGTGCGCTTGCCGAATACGAGCTGTATTTCTGTGCCGGGTCTGTCTGCAGAAACCATGCTCATATCACTGGATTTACAGGGATTTGCCGTTTCTTCCGGCTCTGCCTGCTCGTCCGGCAAAGTGGGGATCAGCCATGTGCTGACCGCCATGGGCGTTGAACCTGACATTGCGCAGGGTGCGATGCGTATCAGCCTTGGCTGGAATACCACCGAAGAAGACATAAAACAGTTTACTGAAGCCTTTAATAAAATGGCGGCGACCCTATCTCCCAATCAACGGGAAACAGCCGCCTGA
- a CDS encoding aminotransferase class V-fold PLP-dependent enzyme — protein MDTLPQDANTAYDVSKIRKDFPILAREVYGKPLVYLDNGASAQKPTAVLDAVQSAYADTYSNVHRGLHFLSNASTDLYEAARETVRGFLNAPSIDNVIFTRSTTEAINLVAQSFGGAHIGEGDEIVLSIFEHHSNIVPWHFHREHNGAVLKWVPYREDDSFDLEAFEAALSERTKIVAITQMSNVTGTIVPIKEICRIAHERGIPVLVDGSQSAVHMAVDVQALDCDFFVMTGHKLYGPSGIGVLYGKSELLASMPPYMGGGEMILDVMEDTITYAPPPHRFEAGTPPIVQAIGLGASLSYMQSIGLNAIAAHEADLRDYAAKRLSEMNSVRVFGNAPDKGAIFSFEVEGAHAHDVATVLDREGVAVRAGTHCAMPLLARYGVTATCRASFGLYNTRDEVDKLVAAITKAQSFFS, from the coding sequence ATGGACACGCTTCCACAGGATGCAAACACTGCGTATGACGTATCGAAAATCCGCAAGGATTTTCCAATTCTCGCAAGGGAAGTCTACGGCAAACCACTGGTGTATCTGGATAATGGCGCTTCGGCTCAGAAACCGACCGCTGTGCTTGATGCTGTGCAGAGTGCCTACGCTGACACCTATTCGAATGTGCATCGTGGCCTGCATTTCCTCTCCAATGCCTCCACAGACCTTTATGAGGCGGCCAGAGAGACTGTTCGGGGTTTTTTGAATGCGCCCTCAATAGACAATGTCATTTTCACACGATCAACCACCGAAGCCATCAATCTTGTGGCGCAGTCTTTTGGTGGCGCGCATATCGGTGAGGGTGATGAGATTGTGCTCTCGATATTTGAGCATCATTCAAACATCGTGCCCTGGCATTTCCACCGGGAACACAACGGCGCTGTGCTGAAATGGGTGCCCTACCGGGAAGATGACAGTTTTGATCTTGAGGCGTTTGAGGCGGCGCTGAGCGAACGCACCAAAATTGTGGCAATTACGCAGATGTCGAATGTGACCGGAACGATTGTCCCGATCAAGGAAATCTGCCGAATTGCTCATGAGCGCGGCATTCCCGTGCTGGTAGATGGCAGCCAGTCTGCTGTTCATATGGCTGTTGACGTTCAGGCGCTTGATTGCGATTTCTTCGTGATGACTGGCCACAAACTCTATGGTCCGTCAGGTATTGGCGTTCTGTATGGCAAGTCGGAACTGCTAGCATCCATGCCACCTTATATGGGTGGCGGTGAGATGATTCTTGATGTGATGGAAGACACCATTACCTACGCTCCGCCGCCACATCGATTTGAAGCTGGCACACCGCCTATCGTACAGGCTATTGGGCTGGGCGCTTCTCTATCCTATATGCAGTCTATAGGGTTGAACGCAATCGCGGCTCATGAAGCTGATTTGCGGGATTACGCCGCAAAGCGGTTGAGTGAAATGAATTCGGTAAGAGTGTTTGGAAATGCGCCTGACAAAGGAGCTATTTTCTCATTCGAAGTTGAAGGCGCTCATGCGCATGATGTTGCAACCGTGCTGGATCGCGAAGGCGTGGCTGTCAGGGCGGGAACACATTGTGCGATGCCACTTCTGGCGCGTTATGGTGTAACCGCAACTTGCCGGGCCTCGTTTGGCCTCTATAATACGCGTGATGAGGTCGACAAGCTTGTAGCTGCGATCACAAAGGCGCAGAGTTTCTTTAGCTAA
- the sufC gene encoding Fe-S cluster assembly ATPase SufC has product MLEIKNLHANVDGNEILRGINLTINKGEVHAIMGPNGSGKSTLSYVLAGKDDYEITEGEILFKGENLLEMAPDERAAAGVFLAFQYPIEIPGVATMTFLRTAMNAQRKARGEAELNTPDFMKIVKQKASELNVSPEMLKRPLNVGFSGGEKKRNEIMQMALLEPTLCVMDETDSGLDIDALRVVSEGVNALRNSERGMLVITHYQRLLDHIVPDFVHVMSAGKIVKSGGKELALELEEKGYAGYVNAA; this is encoded by the coding sequence ATGTTAGAAATTAAAAACCTCCACGCCAATGTTGATGGCAATGAAATCCTTCGTGGAATCAACCTGACCATCAATAAGGGCGAAGTTCATGCCATTATGGGCCCTAATGGTTCCGGCAAGTCCACCTTGTCCTATGTTCTGGCTGGTAAGGATGATTACGAAATCACAGAAGGCGAAATCCTGTTCAAGGGAGAAAACCTTCTGGAGATGGCACCAGATGAGCGCGCTGCTGCCGGCGTCTTTCTGGCCTTTCAGTACCCGATTGAGATCCCCGGTGTTGCAACCATGACATTTTTGCGCACGGCCATGAACGCCCAGCGCAAAGCCCGCGGCGAAGCGGAACTGAACACGCCAGACTTCATGAAGATCGTGAAGCAGAAAGCATCTGAGCTGAACGTATCTCCGGAGATGTTGAAACGCCCCTTGAATGTGGGCTTTTCGGGTGGCGAGAAGAAGCGCAATGAAATCATGCAGATGGCGCTTCTGGAGCCTACACTCTGTGTGATGGATGAAACAGATTCCGGACTTGATATTGATGCGCTGCGTGTCGTGTCTGAAGGCGTGAATGCACTGCGCAATTCAGAGCGCGGCATGCTGGTCATTACCCATTATCAGCGGCTTCTCGACCATATTGTTCCTGATTTTGTGCATGTGATGTCAGCCGGAAAAATCGTGAAATCCGGTGGTAAGGAACTGGCGCTGGAGTTGGAAGAAAAAGGCTATGCTGGCTACGTGAACGCAGCTTAG
- a CDS encoding anhydro-N-acetylmuramic acid kinase, whose product MNNTYTIAGTMSGTSLDGVDVAVLTTDGETQLTPGNAGFTPYSDAERAILQSAFDAGAFMTDRRDRSGIIGEAEQIVTDVHIRALKEQIQKSENPVDHVGLHGQTIFHDPGRKLTVQIGDAQRIANELGLPIVHDLRQNDVMQGGEGAPLAPVFHAALIEALGSVKPAIFLNIGGVANVTFVGEAQEILAFDTGPGNALLDDFMQAHFGMRMDLDGSVAGRGRVTSDIVDRLMSHPFFDRKPPKSLDRREFHEFALTALGDSAAEDSMATLTAFTADAIHRAQRWYPDTPQTIIVSGGGVKNPVMMKLLQALTPVKLQIASDLGWDDVFIEANAFAYLAARHLRRLPISFPGTTSVPEPMLGGEIAYPQGS is encoded by the coding sequence ATGAACAACACATATACCATTGCCGGCACGATGAGCGGCACTTCGCTGGATGGCGTTGATGTTGCAGTGCTGACGACTGACGGGGAAACGCAACTAACGCCGGGTAATGCAGGGTTCACACCCTATAGCGATGCTGAGCGGGCCATCTTGCAATCCGCTTTTGACGCTGGTGCTTTCATGACAGACCGCCGGGACCGGAGCGGAATTATTGGAGAGGCCGAGCAGATTGTCACCGATGTGCATATCAGGGCGCTCAAAGAGCAAATTCAAAAATCCGAAAATCCGGTTGATCATGTCGGCCTTCATGGCCAGACGATTTTCCATGATCCTGGTCGCAAGCTGACCGTTCAAATTGGTGATGCACAGAGGATTGCCAATGAACTTGGGCTGCCGATCGTGCATGATTTACGCCAAAATGACGTTATGCAGGGCGGAGAGGGCGCGCCATTGGCTCCTGTGTTTCACGCTGCGCTGATAGAGGCATTGGGTTCGGTGAAACCCGCTATTTTCCTTAATATTGGCGGTGTTGCGAATGTCACCTTTGTTGGTGAGGCGCAGGAAATCCTGGCCTTCGATACCGGGCCGGGCAACGCCTTGCTGGATGATTTCATGCAGGCCCATTTCGGCATGCGGATGGATCTGGACGGGTCCGTGGCCGGACGCGGTCGTGTCACGTCAGACATTGTGGATCGTCTGATGTCGCATCCATTCTTTGATCGCAAGCCGCCGAAATCGTTGGATCGACGGGAGTTTCATGAATTCGCATTGACCGCATTGGGTGACAGCGCGGCTGAAGACAGCATGGCAACGCTCACTGCGTTTACAGCAGATGCCATTCACAGAGCACAGCGCTGGTATCCAGATACGCCTCAGACAATCATCGTTTCCGGTGGCGGGGTCAAAAATCCGGTCATGATGAAGCTTTTGCAGGCTTTGACACCTGTCAAACTGCAGATCGCATCCGATTTGGGCTGGGATGATGTTTTTATCGAAGCCAATGCCTTTGCATATCTTGCCGCGCGTCATTTACGGAGATTGCCGATTTCATTTCCCGGCACGACATCTGTGCCGGAACCGATGCTCGGTGGTGAGATCGCGTATCCGCAAGGCTCCTGA
- the sufD gene encoding Fe-S cluster assembly protein SufD: MTAQPQKIQTQAETSLMQQFAFLGLEPSRQAAADRLNESGLPHRRVEEWKYTDLRALLKDVPQLASGKSVASTSAGQPLVPADFVLAVVDGVPQEISNAGATASDAAKEAVSIEIGLGDTKGFHEKPNANVDLNIALASSGYVIRVKKSTVTPIIFIDHIVSKADAITAASRHSILVENGAQAILVERFSGTDDTAYVASAGLSVIVEDGAKLTQARVVAEGAQSSHLATIGARIGSEAIYEPFVMTIGSHLVRTDVQITFDGEQSHLGIRGATLVKGKQHTDMTLDVDHASPNCTSIEQFKSVIADEAKAVFQGKIMVKQIAQKTDAKMMSQGLLLSENGEFLNKPELEIFADDVICGHGATCGDIDEDMLFYLLSRGIPRPVAETMMVQAFVAEAIEDTEQPEIIEALEAILADWLSRR, translated from the coding sequence ATGACTGCACAACCGCAGAAAATTCAAACTCAGGCTGAAACCTCGCTGATGCAGCAATTTGCATTTCTTGGTTTGGAGCCATCACGTCAGGCAGCTGCTGATCGCCTGAACGAAAGCGGTCTTCCGCACCGCCGTGTTGAGGAATGGAAGTACACAGATCTTCGGGCATTGTTGAAAGATGTGCCACAACTGGCTAGCGGGAAGAGTGTTGCCTCAACATCTGCTGGACAGCCTTTGGTTCCTGCTGACTTCGTTTTGGCTGTTGTGGATGGTGTTCCACAGGAGATCTCGAATGCAGGTGCAACTGCCTCGGATGCGGCGAAAGAAGCCGTTTCTATTGAGATTGGTCTGGGTGATACCAAGGGCTTCCACGAGAAACCCAATGCAAATGTTGATCTCAACATCGCACTGGCATCATCTGGATATGTCATTCGAGTCAAGAAAAGCACTGTTACACCCATCATCTTTATCGACCACATTGTGTCTAAAGCTGATGCAATAACGGCAGCCAGTCGCCACAGTATTTTAGTGGAAAATGGCGCGCAAGCCATTCTGGTTGAACGGTTTTCTGGCACTGATGACACTGCTTATGTTGCCAGTGCCGGACTGTCTGTGATCGTCGAAGACGGTGCAAAACTGACGCAGGCCCGTGTTGTTGCAGAAGGGGCTCAATCTTCGCATCTTGCCACAATTGGTGCGCGGATTGGCAGCGAGGCGATTTACGAGCCCTTCGTTATGACGATAGGCTCGCATCTGGTGCGAACCGATGTTCAGATTACCTTTGACGGTGAACAGAGCCATTTGGGCATTCGTGGCGCAACCCTTGTGAAGGGCAAGCAGCATACAGACATGACGCTGGATGTTGATCACGCATCGCCCAATTGTACCAGCATTGAGCAGTTCAAGTCGGTCATTGCTGATGAAGCGAAAGCTGTCTTTCAGGGCAAGATCATGGTGAAACAGATTGCCCAGAAAACTGACGCAAAAATGATGAGCCAAGGCCTGTTACTGTCCGAAAACGGAGAGTTTCTCAATAAGCCGGAACTTGAAATTTTTGCCGATGACGTGATTTGCGGTCATGGTGCGACTTGTGGCGATATTGATGAAGACATGTTGTTTTATCTTCTGTCACGAGGGATCCCGCGTCCGGTTGCCGAGACCATGATGGTGCAGGCATTTGTTGCCGAAGCTATTGAGGATACGGAGCAGCCGGAGATTATTGAGGCGCTTGAGGCCATATTGGCTGACTGGCTTTCCAGGCGTTAA
- the sufA gene encoding Fe-S cluster assembly scaffold SufA, which produces MGAFQVLTLTDAAEDRVRQIAAGSDGAAGIRVGIKKGGCAGMEYTIDLAHEPDPKDDKVEFDGASVFIEPSAVLFLLGTEMDYEVTKLRSGFVFKNPNQTSACGCGESVTLMAATPGA; this is translated from the coding sequence ATGGGTGCATTTCAGGTTTTGACTTTGACGGACGCGGCCGAAGATCGAGTGCGGCAGATTGCCGCAGGATCAGATGGTGCTGCGGGCATTCGTGTGGGCATCAAAAAAGGTGGCTGTGCGGGTATGGAGTACACTATTGACCTGGCGCATGAACCGGATCCGAAGGACGACAAGGTGGAGTTTGACGGCGCTTCGGTCTTTATCGAACCAAGTGCCGTTCTGTTTCTTTTGGGCACTGAAATGGACTATGAAGTGACCAAGCTGCGCTCCGGATTTGTGTTTAAAAATCCAAACCAGACATCCGCTTGTGGCTGTGGCGAATCCGTCACTTTGATGGCCGCTACGCCTGGTGCGTGA
- a CDS encoding alpha/beta hydrolase, which produces MPEVIFNGPEGRLEGRYQPSKSKTAPIALILHPHPRFGGTMNNQIIYELYYMYVKRGFTVLRFNFRGVGRSQGTFDHGAGELSDAAAALDWVQTFHPDSRGCWIAGFSFGAWIGMQLLMRRPEVEGFISVAPPANLYDFSFLAPCPASGLMVHGDADKVVPMKDVQALVDKLKAQKGITIDHETLPGANHFFADQTDTLLELCGNYVDKRLEVLGKVEM; this is translated from the coding sequence ATGCCTGAAGTGATTTTCAACGGACCGGAAGGCCGTCTGGAAGGCCGTTATCAGCCCTCAAAGTCCAAGACTGCTCCTATCGCGCTGATACTACATCCTCATCCCCGCTTTGGCGGCACCATGAACAATCAGATCATTTATGAGCTGTATTACATGTACGTAAAACGCGGCTTTACCGTGTTGCGCTTCAATTTTCGCGGTGTGGGCCGCAGTCAGGGCACATTTGACCACGGAGCCGGTGAATTATCAGATGCCGCAGCTGCACTGGATTGGGTGCAGACTTTCCATCCTGATTCGCGCGGTTGCTGGATCGCCGGATTTTCGTTCGGCGCCTGGATCGGTATGCAGCTATTGATGCGCCGCCCCGAAGTTGAAGGCTTCATTTCCGTTGCCCCACCGGCAAACCTGTATGATTTTTCATTCCTGGCACCCTGTCCTGCGTCCGGCCTGATGGTCCATGGAGATGCTGACAAGGTTGTGCCCATGAAGGACGTTCAGGCACTTGTCGACAAGCTGAAGGCCCAAAAGGGCATCACCATCGATCACGAGACACTGCCGGGAGCCAACCACTTCTTTGCAGATCAAACCGACACCTTGCTCGAGCTGTGCGGCAACTATGTCGACAAGCGTCTGGAAGTCCTTGGCAAGGTAGAAATGTAG
- a CDS encoding GGDEF domain-containing protein: protein MAEHEDFRRTLVHGEAALKQIKRCEVPAFPRHYELWYTYSAGFDQKLNTAINEILRTRGKVTLEETTYLYDTFLSPFRLGDKLDQFGSNFSDQIETMLGSIGQSMEVNDDYSTTLSELSSELGAAKNAGAVKNVIHQLVKATAVVRASHKEMEDQLKESQSQVAELKDNLEAARFENLTDELTGLGNRRLFDQTMTRKVQASSGIGTTFCLIMLDIDHFKQFNDTWGHQTGDQVLRLVGMTIKNSISALNIAARYGGEEFAVIMPDTTLDEAIMQADHIREAIKDRKLLKRSTGEKLGNVTVSAGVARYEQADTAMTLIERADAALYSAKRAGRNCVMSEKGDFDEDRMVS from the coding sequence ATGGCTGAGCATGAAGATTTTCGTCGAACTTTGGTGCATGGCGAAGCGGCACTGAAGCAGATTAAACGCTGCGAAGTTCCCGCGTTTCCACGCCACTATGAGCTTTGGTACACCTACTCGGCTGGTTTCGACCAGAAGCTCAACACAGCCATCAACGAAATTCTGCGGACGCGCGGCAAAGTCACACTTGAAGAAACCACCTATTTATATGACACGTTTCTGTCTCCATTCCGTCTGGGAGATAAGCTCGATCAGTTCGGCAGCAACTTCAGCGATCAGATAGAAACCATGCTTGGCAGCATTGGTCAAAGCATGGAAGTGAACGACGACTATTCAACAACTCTGTCGGAACTTTCCAGCGAGCTTGGCGCGGCCAAAAATGCCGGTGCGGTCAAGAATGTTATTCATCAACTTGTGAAAGCAACTGCCGTTGTGCGTGCCTCGCACAAAGAGATGGAAGACCAGTTAAAAGAGTCCCAGTCGCAGGTTGCTGAACTGAAAGACAATCTGGAAGCGGCACGGTTTGAAAACCTTACCGATGAATTGACTGGCCTTGGCAATCGTCGCCTGTTTGACCAGACCATGACGCGCAAGGTGCAGGCCAGTTCAGGTATCGGCACAACCTTCTGCCTGATCATGCTCGACATCGACCATTTCAAACAGTTCAACGATACTTGGGGCCACCAAACAGGTGATCAGGTCCTGAGACTTGTCGGCATGACAATAAAGAACTCCATCTCGGCGCTGAACATTGCAGCCCGCTACGGTGGTGAGGAATTCGCTGTCATTATGCCTGACACCACATTGGATGAGGCAATCATGCAGGCGGATCACATCCGTGAAGCGATTAAGGACAGAAAGCTCCTGAAGCGTTCCACAGGGGAAAAGCTTGGCAATGTCACCGTATCAGCCGGCGTTGCGCGCTATGAACAGGCCGACACTGCAATGACACTGATTGAACGGGCCGATGCGGCGCTCTATTCGGCAAAACGTGCCGGGAGAAATTGCGTCATGTCCGAAAAGGGTGACTTCGACGAAGACCGAATGGTTTCCTAG
- a CDS encoding TenA family protein: MPFFDTLKTARADDWQAYTRHAFVEQLGAGTLPKAAFQTYLVQDYLFLIQFARAHALAVYKSTSLEDMRAAAAGVSAILDVEMDLHVRLCADWGLSRSDLEHSIEAPQTIAYTRFVLEAGQAGDILDLMVALSPCMLGYAEIGNYLLSQFGQADGTIAPDHPYAAWISEYSGQDYQDVAQATAATLEKHANELLTEARRPRLEKLFGQATRLEADFWQMGLVAD, from the coding sequence GTGCCTTTTTTCGACACGTTGAAAACAGCCCGTGCCGATGATTGGCAGGCCTATACGCGTCATGCGTTTGTAGAGCAACTGGGCGCTGGAACGCTGCCAAAGGCCGCGTTTCAGACGTATCTGGTGCAGGACTATCTGTTTCTCATCCAGTTTGCACGGGCCCATGCTCTGGCGGTCTACAAATCTACCAGTCTGGAAGACATGCGCGCCGCTGCAGCTGGCGTTTCGGCCATCCTGGATGTTGAGATGGATCTGCATGTGAGACTGTGCGCTGACTGGGGGCTTTCGCGCTCGGACCTTGAACACAGCATTGAGGCGCCCCAGACCATTGCATATACGCGTTTTGTGCTGGAAGCCGGTCAGGCCGGAGATATTCTTGATTTGATGGTCGCTCTGTCACCTTGCATGTTGGGCTATGCGGAAATTGGCAATTATCTTCTGAGCCAATTTGGCCAGGCGGACGGAACAATTGCTCCCGACCACCCATACGCGGCCTGGATCAGTGAGTATTCCGGACAGGATTATCAGGATGTGGCCCAGGCAACAGCAGCAACGCTCGAAAAACACGCAAACGAGTTGCTAACAGAGGCCCGTCGCCCAAGACTGGAAAAGCTTTTTGGTCAAGCCACGCGGCTGGAGGCCGATTTTTGGCAAATGGGACTTGTGGCGGATTGA
- a CDS encoding SUF system Fe-S cluster assembly protein, producing the protein MGQPQLAATEGTNLSTEAQERLTEDIIAALKTVYDPEIPTDIYELGLIYKVDLTDDRDLDVDMTLTAPGCPVAGEMPIWVENALCSVPGVGQVKVNMVFDPPWTPERMSEEAKVALNWF; encoded by the coding sequence ATGGGCCAACCGCAACTAGCTGCGACAGAGGGTACTAATCTGTCAACTGAAGCGCAGGAGCGTCTGACGGAAGACATTATTGCGGCGCTCAAGACGGTTTACGATCCAGAAATTCCGACAGATATTTACGAGCTTGGCCTGATCTACAAGGTTGATCTGACCGATGATCGTGATCTGGATGTGGACATGACACTGACTGCACCTGGATGTCCGGTTGCTGGTGAAATGCCGATCTGGGTGGAAAATGCGCTCTGTTCGGTTCCAGGTGTTGGGCAGGTTAAGGTGAATATGGTGTTTGATCCGCCATGGACACCTGAGCGCATGTCTGAAGAAGCCAAAGTGGCGTTGAACTGGTTCTAG
- the sufB gene encoding Fe-S cluster assembly protein SufB translates to MPAIQETIEQVKEIDVDKYKYGFVTDIEMELAPKGLSEDIVRFISAKKDEPEWMLEWRLDAYRRWKTMEEPTWARVDYPKIDFEDLYYYAAPKSTPGPKSLDEVDPELLETYKKLGIPLNEQAVLAGVEGARVAVDAVFDSVSVVTTFKDELAKSGVIFCSISEAVREHPELVKKYLGSVVPTSDNFYATLNAAVFSDGSFVYIPKGVRCPMELSTYFRINEEKTGQFERTLIIADEGSYVSYLEGCTAPMRDENQLHAAVVELVAHDDAEIKYSTVQNWYPGNSEGKGGIYNFVTKRGDCRGKNSKISWTQVETGSAITWKYPSCILRGENSRGEFYSIAISNGKQQVDSGTKMIHLGKNSSSRIISKGISAGRSQNTYRGLVSAHRKASGARNFTQCDSLLIGDQCGAHTVPYIESKNSTAVFEHEATTSKISDDQMFYCQQRGMTDEEAIALIVNGFVRDVIQQLPMEFMAETQKLIGISLEGSVG, encoded by the coding sequence ATGCCAGCAATTCAAGAGACCATTGAACAAGTCAAAGAGATTGATGTCGACAAGTACAAATATGGATTTGTCACCGATATCGAAATGGAACTCGCGCCCAAGGGCCTGAGTGAGGATATTGTTCGTTTCATTTCCGCGAAGAAAGATGAGCCGGAGTGGATGCTGGAATGGCGACTGGATGCCTATCGGCGCTGGAAGACCATGGAAGAGCCCACCTGGGCACGGGTAGACTATCCGAAGATAGATTTCGAAGATCTTTACTACTACGCCGCTCCTAAATCGACACCAGGGCCGAAAAGCCTTGATGAAGTTGATCCCGAGTTGCTGGAAACATACAAGAAACTCGGTATTCCGCTGAACGAGCAAGCTGTGCTGGCCGGTGTCGAAGGTGCAAGAGTAGCTGTTGATGCGGTGTTTGATTCCGTGTCCGTTGTCACCACCTTCAAGGACGAATTGGCGAAATCGGGTGTCATTTTCTGCTCGATCTCCGAGGCTGTTCGTGAGCATCCGGAACTGGTGAAGAAATATCTGGGATCTGTGGTTCCAACCAGTGACAATTTCTACGCCACGCTGAACGCGGCCGTATTTTCTGACGGGTCTTTTGTCTACATTCCCAAAGGCGTGCGGTGCCCGATGGAATTGTCGACCTATTTCCGTATCAATGAAGAAAAGACCGGTCAGTTTGAGCGGACGCTTATTATCGCTGATGAAGGTTCTTACGTCTCCTATCTGGAGGGCTGCACTGCGCCTATGCGTGACGAAAACCAGCTTCATGCTGCCGTTGTCGAACTGGTTGCGCATGATGATGCGGAGATCAAATACTCCACCGTTCAGAACTGGTATCCCGGTAATTCAGAAGGCAAAGGCGGCATCTATAACTTCGTCACCAAGCGTGGTGATTGTCGCGGAAAGAATTCCAAGATTTCCTGGACGCAAGTTGAAACCGGCTCGGCGATTACCTGGAAATATCCAAGCTGTATTTTGCGCGGTGAAAATTCACGCGGCGAGTTCTATTCAATTGCCATTTCCAATGGCAAGCAGCAGGTGGACAGCGGAACCAAGATGATCCATCTGGGCAAGAATTCGTCTAGCAGGATCATATCCAAAGGCATTTCGGCGGGGCGCTCCCAAAACACCTATCGCGGTTTGGTGTCAGCCCACCGCAAGGCGTCTGGTGCACGTAACTTTACCCAGTGTGACAGTCTTCTGATCGGCGATCAGTGTGGCGCACACACCGTGCCTTATATTGAATCGAAAAATTCGACCGCAGTGTTTGAACATGAGGCCACAACATCGAAAATTTCCGATGACCAGATGTTCTACTGCCAGCAGCGCGGTATGACCGACGAAGAAGCAATTGCGCTGATCGTCAACGGGTTTGTGCGTGACGTCATTCAGCAATTGCCGATGGAATTCATGGCCGAGACCCAGAAATTGATCGGGATCAGCTTAGAAGGCTCCGTCGGTTAA